From one Gossypium hirsutum isolate 1008001.06 chromosome D08, Gossypium_hirsutum_v2.1, whole genome shotgun sequence genomic stretch:
- the LOC107960938 gene encoding COMPASS-like H3K4 histone methylase component WDR5B has translation MASGGTNQQPTAAYKPYRHLKTLAGHQRAVSCVKFSNDGTLLASASLDKTLIIWSASTLSLLHRLVGHSEGISDLAWSSDSHYICSASDDRTLRIWDARPPFDCLKILKGHSDFVFCVNFNPQSNLIVSGSFDETIRIWEVKTGKCLRVIRAHSMPVTSVHFNRDGSLIVSGSHDGTCKIWAAKEGTCLKTLIDDKDPAVSFTKFSPNGKFILVATLDSTLKLWNYSTGKFLKIYQGHTNRVYCITSTFSVTSGKYIVSGSEDKCVYLWDLQSKAMIQRLEGHSDTVISVTCHPVENKIASAGLDGDRTIRVWVQDA, from the exons ATGGCTAGCGGTGGTACCAACCAGCAACCAACCGCCGCCTACAAACCCTACCGTCACCTGAAAACGCTAGCTGGCCACCAACGCGCCGTATCCTGTGTCAAATTTTCCAACGACGGTACCCTCTTAGCCTCCGCCTCCCTCGACAAAACCCTAATTATTTGGTCCGCCTCGACCCTCTCCCTCCTCCACCGCCTCGTCGGCCACTCGGAAGGCATATCAGACCTCGCCTGGTCCTCCGATTCTCACTACATCTGCTCCGCCTCCGACGATCGCACCCTTCGCATCTGGGATGCACGACCCCCGTTCGATTGCCTCAAGATCCTCAAGGGACATTCCGACTTCGTCTTTTGCGTGAACTTCAACCCGCAGTCGAATCTCATCGTCTCAGGCTCCTTCGACGAGACGATTCGCATTTGGGAGGTGAAAACCGGCAAGTGCTTGAGGGTAATCCGAGCCCACTCCATGCCGGTGACGTCGGTTCATTTTAACCGCGACGGTTCGCTGATTGTATCAGGCAGCCACGACGGGACATGCAAGATTTGGGCCGCCAAAGAAGGTACTTGCTTGAAAACCCTAATCGACGACAAAGATCCCGCCGTCTCGTTCACCAAATTCTCCCCCAACGGGAAATTCATTCTGGTCGCAACCCTCGACAGCACTCTt AAGCTGTGGAATTATTCAACCGGTAAGTTTCTGAAAATTTATCAAGGACATACAAACAGAGTTTACTGTATAACATCAACATTCTCGGTTACGAGTGGGAAGTACATCGTTAGTGGATCAGAGGATAAATGTGTTTATCTATGGGATCTTCAATCCAAAGCCATGATTCAGAGACTCGAAGGCCATTCGGATACTGTTATATCCGTGACTTGCCATCCCGTTGAGAATAAAATCGCCTCTGCTGGGCTTGACGGGGATCGAACAATTAGGGTTTGGGTTCAAGATGCTTGA
- the LOC121220228 gene encoding RAN GTPase-activating protein 1 has translation MGSGTQTFQHRSLSVKLWPPSHSTRLMLVERMTKNLTTPSIFSRKCGLLSNDEAEEDAKKMEELAFAAADQHYKKEPDGDGSSAVQIYAKESSRLMLEVIKRGPKVNDGELADKATDLRGTIFDISGGHREFIEAEEAKELLRPLGEPGNSYTKICFSNRSFGLDAANVAAPILSTIKDQLTEVDLSDFIAGRPESEALDVMNIFSSVLEGCHLRYLNLSNNALGEKGVRSFGALLKSQNSLQELYLMNDGISEEAARAVSELIPSTEKLKVLHFHNNMTGDEGAFAISKIVKRSCSLEDFRCSSTRVGTDGGLALAEALKRCAHLKKLDLRDNMFGVEAEVALSKAISQFTDLTEVYLSYLNLEDEGTEALAKALKHSAPSLEVLEMAGNDITAKGTASLAACIASKQFLTNLNLAENELKDEGAILIANALGEGHGQLNEVDMSTNAIRRAGGRHLAQVVVKKPGFKLLNINGNFISDEGIDEVKEIFRGSLDMLGPLDENDPEGEDDEEEEDEDEEENAEHEKGLESKLTDLKINQ, from the coding sequence ATGGGATCTGGAACACAAACTTTCCAACACCGCTCGCTGTCTGTGAAATTGTGGCCACCTAGTCATAGCACGAGGCTAATGCTTGTAGAGCGGATGACGAAGAATCTTACAACTCCATCCATTTTCTCTAGAAAGTGTGGCCTATTAAGTAATGATGAGGCCGAGGAGGATGCCAAGAAAATGGAAGAGTTAGCTTTTGCTGCTGCGGATCAACATTACAAGAAGGAGCCTGATGGTGATGGAAGTTCTGCAGTGCAAATATATGCCAAAGAATCCAGTAGACTGATGCTGGAAGTTATTAAAAGAGGCCCAAAAGTTAATGATGGAGAGTTGGCAGATAAAGCTACTGATCTTCGTGGAACCATTTTTGATATATCAGGAGGTCACCGGGAATTTATAGAGGCAGAGGAGGCTAAGGAACTATTGAGACCACTGGGAGAGCCAGGAAATTCCTATACTAAGATATGTTTTAGCAACAGAAGTTTTGGTTTAGATGCTGCAAATGTTGCTGCACCTATCTTATCAACCATTAAAGATCAGTTGACAGAGGTAGACCTTTCGGATTTTATTGCAGGAAGGCCAGAGTCGGAAGCTCTCGATGTTATGAACATTTTTTCTTCAGTCCTGGAAGGTTGTCACTTGAGGTACCTGAATCTTTCAAACAACGCCTTAGGTGAAAAAGGCGTCCGGTCATTTGGGGCACTTCTAAAGTCACAGAATAGTTTACAGGAACTTTATTTGATGAACGATGGTATCTCGGAAGAAGCTGCACGAGCGGTTTCCGAGCTAATTCCTTCTACTGAGAAACTGAAAGTACTTCATTTTCATAATAACATGACAGGGGATGAAGGTGCGTTCGCTATCTCCAAGATAGTGAAACGCTCCTGTTCATTGGAGGATTTCCGATGTTCTTCTACAAGAGTTGGCACAGATGGTGGTCTGGCCTTAGCTGAAGCACTAAAGAGATGCGCACATTTAAAGAAACTTGATCTACGTGACAACATGTTTGGTGTTGAAGCTGAAGTTGCTTTGAGTAAAGCAATATCTCAATTCACAGATCTCACCGAGGTTTACCTCAGTTACTTGAACCTTGAAGATGAAGGAACCGAGGCACTTGCCAAAGCTCTAAAACACTCTGCACCTTCACTTGAAGTTCTTGAAATGGCTGGAAACGACATTACAGCCAAAGGCACCGCTTCCTTAGCAGCCTGCATCGCATCGAAACAGTTCCTTACGAACTTAAACTTAGCCGAGAATGAACTTAAGGATGAAGGAGCTATTTTGATTGCCAATGCATTAGGAGAGGGTCATGGTCAGTTGAATGAAGTTGATATGAGCACGAATGCCATTAGGCGAGCCGGTGGTAGACATTTGGCTCAGGTGGTCGTGAAAAAACCCGGATTCAAGTTGCTGAATATCAATGGAAATTTCATATCCGACGAAGGGATAGATGAGGTGAAGGAAATATTTAGAGGTTCCCTCGATATGCTGGGACCTTTGGACGAGAATGATCCAGAAGGAGAAGATGATGAGGAAGAGGAAGATGAAGACGAGGAGGAGAATGCAGAACATGAGAAGGGATTGGAATCCAAGCTTACGGATCTCAAAATCAACCAATGA